In one Corallococcus sp. EGB genomic region, the following are encoded:
- a CDS encoding pseudouridine synthase: protein MARKQRTPRWLEAARRRGPETPAGPSADWLARALGRAGVLPRTEAEQAIRDGRVEVDGRVEREPFAPVGEDTRVRVDGMERALTRQVRALMFHKPAGPVVHGSDPEGVGTVFERLRAVLTPALRGFEWYAVGRLDRDTTGLLLFTNDERLVRHATAPRTHLPKRYVARVEGLPPEAALTRLREGLVLEDGPTRPAEAELRAPDVVALTLTEGRHHQVKRMLAAVGHPVLALHRESVGRLVLDVTEGAWRELTDAEVTEGLGFQPGAAD from the coding sequence ATGGCGCGCAAGCAACGGACGCCCAGGTGGTTGGAGGCCGCGAGGCGCAGGGGACCGGAGACCCCGGCCGGCCCCAGCGCGGACTGGCTGGCGCGAGCGCTGGGCCGCGCTGGCGTGCTGCCTCGGACCGAGGCCGAGCAGGCCATCCGCGACGGCCGCGTGGAGGTGGACGGCCGGGTGGAGCGGGAGCCGTTCGCGCCGGTGGGGGAGGACACGCGGGTGCGGGTGGACGGCATGGAGCGGGCGCTGACGCGCCAGGTGCGGGCGCTGATGTTCCACAAGCCCGCCGGGCCGGTGGTGCATGGCTCGGATCCGGAGGGCGTGGGCACGGTGTTCGAGCGGCTGCGCGCGGTGCTGACGCCGGCGCTGCGAGGCTTCGAGTGGTACGCCGTGGGCCGGTTGGACCGGGACACCACGGGGCTGCTGCTCTTCACCAATGACGAACGGCTGGTGCGGCACGCGACGGCGCCCCGCACGCACCTGCCCAAGCGGTATGTGGCGCGGGTGGAGGGACTGCCGCCGGAAGCCGCGCTCACGCGCCTGCGAGAGGGATTGGTGTTGGAGGACGGCCCCACGCGCCCCGCGGAGGCCGAGCTCCGGGCGCCGGACGTGGTGGCGTTGACGCTCACGGAGGGGCGGCACCACCAGGTGAAGCGGATGCTCGCGGCGGTGGGGCACCCGGTGCTCGCGCTGCACCGCGAGTCGGTGGGGCGGCTGGTGCTGGACGTGACGGAAGGGGCCTGGCGCGAGCTGACGGACGCGGAGGTGACGGAGGGGCTGGGGTTCCAGCCCGGCGCGGCGGACTAG